A single genomic interval of Tepidibacillus fermentans harbors:
- the purE gene encoding 5-(carboxyamino)imidazole ribonucleotide mutase, which yields MARKMDLNPQVGIIMGSRSDWDTMINTAQILEEFGVSYEKKIVSAHRTPDRLYKYAEEAEKRGLKVIIAGAGGAAHLPGMVAAKTIVPVLGVPVKTSTLNGLDSLLSIVQMPGGIPVGTLAIGQAGAKNAGLLAVSMLAVYDKSLSEKLHKFRQKQAEEAIVEPWEA from the coding sequence ATGGCACGAAAAATGGATTTAAATCCACAGGTTGGAATAATAATGGGTAGTCGTTCTGATTGGGACACAATGATTAACACAGCTCAAATTTTGGAAGAATTTGGGGTATCTTATGAGAAAAAGATAGTTTCAGCCCATCGGACTCCAGATCGCCTCTATAAATATGCAGAAGAGGCTGAAAAAAGGGGGTTAAAGGTAATTATTGCAGGAGCAGGTGGAGCTGCTCATTTACCTGGAATGGTAGCAGCAAAGACAATAGTTCCAGTTTTAGGAGTGCCTGTTAAAACTTCAACTTTAAACGGACTCGATTCACTTCTTTCAATAGTTCAAATGCCAGGCGGTATTCCGGTTGGTACACTAGCAATTGGTCAAGCTGGAGCTAAAAATGCTGGTTTACTAGCAGTTTCAATGTTAGCTGTTTATGATAAATCCCTGTCAGAAAAACTGCATAAATTTAGACAAAAACAAGCGGAGGAGGCAATAGTTGAACCGTGGGAAGCTTAG